One window of Prionailurus bengalensis isolate Pbe53 chromosome B1, Fcat_Pben_1.1_paternal_pri, whole genome shotgun sequence genomic DNA carries:
- the LOC122469474 gene encoding LOW QUALITY PROTEIN: 60S ribosomal protein L37a-like (The sequence of the model RefSeq protein was modified relative to this genomic sequence to represent the inferred CDS: substituted 2 bases at 2 genomic stop codons) gives MEIWRSSSLGSDLVCGGVAKRTXKVGSLGKXGTRQGASHRKMAREVEISQPTEYTCSFCGTTKMEDELWGSGCGSCMRSAARGSWPYNTACSLTVKSAIRLKDLKDQ, from the exons aTGGAAATCTGG AGAAGCAGCTCTCTGGGCTCGGACCTAGTTTGCGGAGGCGTGGCTAAACGCACATAGAAGGTCGGGAGCCTCGGTAAATAGGGGACCCGTCAGGGTGCCTCCCACAGGAAAATGGCGAGAGAGGTTGAAATAAGCCAGCCCACTGAGTACACTTGCTCCTTCTGTGGCACCACCAAGATGGAAGACGAGCTGTGGGGATCTGGCTGTGGTTCCTGCATGAGATCGGCGGCCCGTGGCTCCTGGCCCTACAACACTGCGTGTTCCCTTACCGTAAAGTCAGCCATCAGACTGAAGGACTTGAAAGACCAGTAG